The following DNA comes from Capsicum annuum cultivar UCD-10X-F1 chromosome 7, UCD10Xv1.1, whole genome shotgun sequence.
AGGTAGTGAGCTTAACTTTTACGTACTGATAGCATTCTAATTTCCTGTATTGCATAGGATGCTGAAACATAATGTCTTTTGCAGTTTGGAGAAAGGAGGTATTCCCCCAAAGTTTGTACTTATTGATGATGGATGGCAATCAGTTGCTATGGATCCCAATGGTATCGAATCCATTGCTGATAATCACGCAAAGTGAGTAGATGGAACCAATAATATCATCGTCATTGTATTCTTTCTCAGTTTGATGTTTACCGTGGGGTCAAATTTTCTTTAGTATCAAACATTCTGATCATCCTTTGGCTCGTTTTCAGCTTTGCAAACAGGTTAACTCATATCAAAGAGAACCATAAGTTTcagaaaaatggaaaggaaggtcATAGGGTTAATGATCCTGCAATGGGACTTCGACATGTTGTTGCCAATATCAAAGACCAACACGATTTGAAGTATGTTCTTTAATATCGTCAACTATTAGGTGCTATCCTTTTAATTATCCACTAATCCATTTACTTCTTTAAACCGTGAACTTTAGGTACGTGTATGTGTGGCATGCACTCGCTGGTTACTGGGGCGGTATTAGACCTGGGGTCCCTGGGATGGAACACTATGAATCCAAGTTATCTTTCCCAGTTTCATCCCCTGGGGCAGAGTCACAGGAACCTGATGATGCTTTGGATAGCTTGATAAAGAATGGTCTTGGTCTTGTGAACCCTGAGAAAGTCTATAACTTCTACAATGAACTGCATTCATACCTCTCTTCTGCGGGTATAGATGGGGTTAAAGTAGATGTTCAAAACATTCTTGAAACACTAGGCGCTGGTCATGGTGGAAGAGTAAAACTTGCAAGAAAGTATCATCAGGCATTAGAGGCATCTATTGCTCGAAATTTTCCTGATAACGGAATTATTTCATGCATGAGCCATAGTAATGACAGTTTATTCAGGTATTTTTGTCTCGCTCAGCCTCTCTCTTGCTTGTAAATGTCGTAAGCTGAATCGGTTCTGAGGAACTGATAATTATTGTAAAGAGCTACTGGTAACTCTTACCATATTCTCATTCGGTTTTACTTCTCTTACATTGTTTAGTGCAAAGCGTTCAGCTGTTATTAGAGCATCGGATGATTTCTGGCCACGAGATCCTGCATCACACACAATTCACATAGCATCAGTGGCGTACAACACCATTTTCCTTGGGGAGTTCATGCAGCCAGATTGGGATATGTTTCATGTGAGTTGCTGATATGAATCTCACTTGGTTAGTATACTTTATAACTTACCAAAAAAGGGGCCAACTGACTAAAGTGCGTGTGATATGTTAAGAGTGTGCACCCAATGGCTGAATACCACGGAGCAGCACGGGCTGTTGGAGGCTGTGCTATTTATGTCAGGTACTGCTTATATATACCAAAGAAACGGTGTATGATCCATTTTTCGTTAATATTTTCTCATCGCTGCCTATCGCCATGCAGTGACAAACCTGGACAGCATGACTTTAATCTTTTAAAGAAGCTTGTACTTCCAGATGGTTCCATATTACGCGCCAAACTTCCTGGAAGACCAACTAGAGACTGCTTGTTTTCTGATCCAGCAAGAGATGGCATAACGTAATTGCTTGATCAGATAGTTTTCAACTGTGACATACTTTGTTATGTACATTAATTTTGCTTATGAATATGCAGTCTTTTGAAGATTTGGAACCTAAATGATTTCAATGGAGTTGTTGGTGTATTCAACTGTCAAGGAGCCGGATGGTGTAAGGTCGGCAAGAAGAACCTAATCCACGATTTTCAACCAGGGATGATAACTGGGATTATTCGTGCTACTGACGTCAATTACTTACCAAGAGTTGCTCATGATGGATGGACTGGCGACGCCATTCTCTATTCTCATCTTCACAGTAAGCTGATCTAATCACTTCTATTATCCCTACTGCATTTCCTGTTGAAGAAAATCTTCATTTCGCTTACCTGATTGTAACCAATGCAGGGGATTTGGTTTGTCTTCCTAGAAATGCATCGATTCCAATTACTCTGAACGCGAGAGAATATGAAGTCTTTACAGTGGTTCCGATAAAGGAAATGTCTACAGAATCAAGATTTGCTCCGATTGGTCTTGTAAATATGTTCAATTCAGGAGGAGcaatcaaagagttgaaatatGAAACAGAGGGAAGAAGTGGACTAATCTCCATGAAGGTTCGCGGATGTGGCACATTTGGAGCTTATTCCTCTACGAAGCCTAAACGAATACAAGTGGACAATGAAGAAGTACAGTTTCATTATGACGAATCCTCTGAACTAGTCACTATTAGTCTTAGAGTTCCAGAGAAA
Coding sequences within:
- the LOC107878848 gene encoding probable galactinol--sucrose galactosyltransferase 1; this translates as MTVGAGICVAERKLNVLGQSILTDVHENVVVTQPNGEAFTNGAFLGVNSDRVGSHRVFPIGKLQGLRFMCGFRFKLWWMTQRMGRCGQDIPFETQFLVVEGNDGSNFDQENQETSALYVVFLPILEGDFRAVLQGNSNNELEICLESGDPAVQDFEGSHLVYVAAGLDPFDVITNAVKTVERHLRTFCHRDRKKMPDMLNWFGWCTWDAFYTTVTSEGVKQGLESLEKGGIPPKFVLIDDGWQSVAMDPNGIESIADNHANFANRLTHIKENHKFQKNGKEGHRVNDPAMGLRHVVANIKDQHDLKYVYVWHALAGYWGGIRPGVPGMEHYESKLSFPVSSPGAESQEPDDALDSLIKNGLGLVNPEKVYNFYNELHSYLSSAGIDGVKVDVQNILETLGAGHGGRVKLARKYHQALEASIARNFPDNGIISCMSHSNDSLFSAKRSAVIRASDDFWPRDPASHTIHIASVAYNTIFLGEFMQPDWDMFHSVHPMAEYHGAARAVGGCAIYVSDKPGQHDFNLLKKLVLPDGSILRAKLPGRPTRDCLFSDPARDGITLLKIWNLNDFNGVVGVFNCQGAGWCKVGKKNLIHDFQPGMITGIIRATDVNYLPRVAHDGWTGDAILYSHLHRDLVCLPRNASIPITLNAREYEVFTVVPIKEMSTESRFAPIGLVNMFNSGGAIKELKYETEGRSGLISMKVRGCGTFGAYSSTKPKRIQVDNEEVQFHYDESSELVTISLRVPEKDLYLWDLIVEV